From a region of the Tursiops truncatus isolate mTurTru1 chromosome 13, mTurTru1.mat.Y, whole genome shotgun sequence genome:
- the AKAIN1 gene encoding A-kinase anchor protein inhibitor 1, with product MNDAAMNMGVQTSLQDTDFISFGYVPRSRIAGSYGEKPGSEPEEAKLQIASKQIVQNAILRAVQQVSRESRQREAGAGDTPRGSFRPGAGELTKKHEKK from the exons ATgaatgatgctgcaatgaacatgggggtgcagacatctcttcaagatactgatttcatttcctttggatatgtgcccagaagcagaattgctggatcatatg GTGAGAAACCTGGAAGTGAGCCTGAAGAGGCGAAGCTGCAGATCGCCAGCAAACAGATCGTGCAGAATGCCATCCTGCGGGCTGTGCAGCAGGTCTCCCGGGAGAGTCGGCAGAGGGAAGCCGGGGCTGGCGACACCCCTCGGGGCAGCTTCCGGCCGGGCGCGGGGGAATTAACCAAGAAGCATGAAAAGAAGTAA